From Myotis daubentonii chromosome 15, mMyoDau2.1, whole genome shotgun sequence, one genomic window encodes:
- the SIAH1 gene encoding E3 ubiquitin-protein ligase SIAH1 isoform X3 has protein sequence MSRQTATALPTGTSKCTPSQRVPALTGTTASNNDLASLFECPVCFDYVLPPILQCQSGHLVCSNCRPKLTCCPTCRGPLGSIRNLAMEKVANSVLFPCKYASSGCEVTLPHTEKADHEELCEFRPYACPCPGASCKWQGSLDAVMPHLMHQHKSITTLQGEDIVFLATDINLPGAVDWVMMQSCFGFHFMLVLEKQEKYDGHQQFFAIVQLIGTRKQAENFAYRLELNGHRRRLTWEATPRSIHEGIATAIMNSDCLVFDTSIAQLFAENGNLGINVTISMC, from the coding sequence ATGAGCCGCCAGACTGCGACCGCGTTGCCCACTGGGACCTCCAAGTGCACACCGTCGCAGAGGGTGCCCGCCCTCACGGGCACCACCGCGTCCAACAATGACCTGGCCAGTCTCTTTGAGTGTCCTGTCTGCTTTGACTATGTGTTGCCACCCATTCTTCAGTGTCAGAGCGGCCATCTGGTCTGCAGCAACTGTCGCCCAAAGCTCACGTGTTGTCCAACCTGCCGGGGCCCCTTGGGCTCCATTCGCAACTTGGCGATGGAGAAGGTGGCCAATTCGGTACTTTTCCCTTGTAAATACGCCTCTTCCGGGTGCGAGGTCACCCTGCCGCACACGGAGAAGGCCGACCACGAGGAGCTCTGCGAGTTCCGGCCTTACGCCTGCCCGTGCCCCGGCGCGTCCTGTAAGTGGCAGGGCTCCCTGGACGCCGTGATGCCCCACCTGATGCACCAGCACAAGTCCATCACCACCCTGCAGGGGGAGGACATCGTGTTCCTGGCCACGGACATCAACCTGCCCGGGGCGGTGGACTGGGTGATGATGCAGTCCTGCTTCGGCTTCCACTTCATGCTGGTCCTGGAGAAGCAGGAGAAGTACGACGGGCACCAGCAGTTCTTCGCCATCGTCCAGCTGATCGGAACGCGCAAGCAGGCGGAAAATTTTGCTTATCGACTCGAGCTCAATGGTCACAGGCGGCGATTGACTTGGGAAGCTACTCCCCGATCGATTCATGAGGGCATCGCAACGGCCATTATGAATAGCGACTGTCTCGTCTTTGACACCAGCATCGCACAGCTTTTTGCAGAAAATGGCAACCTAGGCATCAATGTCACTATTTCCATGTGTTGA
- the SIAH1 gene encoding E3 ubiquitin-protein ligase SIAH1 isoform X2, with product MAAAAAREMSRQTATALPTGTSKCTPSQRVPALTGTTASNNDLASLFECPVCFDYVLPPILQCQSGHLVCSNCRPKLTCCPTCRGPLGSIRNLAMEKVANSVLFPCKYASSGCEVTLPHTEKADHEELCEFRPYACPCPGASCKWQGSLDAVMPHLMHQHKSITTLQGEDIVFLATDINLPGAVDWVMMQSCFGFHFMLVLEKQEKYDGHQQFFAIVQLIGTRKQAENFAYRLELNGHRRRLTWEATPRSIHEGIATAIMNSDCLVFDTSIAQLFAENGNLGINVTISMC from the exons ATGGCGGCCGCCGCAGCGAGAG AAATGAGCCGCCAGACTGCGACCGCGTTGCCCACTGGGACCTCCAAGTGCACACCGTCGCAGAGGGTGCCCGCCCTCACGGGCACCACCGCGTCCAACAATGACCTGGCCAGTCTCTTTGAGTGTCCTGTCTGCTTTGACTATGTGTTGCCACCCATTCTTCAGTGTCAGAGCGGCCATCTGGTCTGCAGCAACTGTCGCCCAAAGCTCACGTGTTGTCCAACCTGCCGGGGCCCCTTGGGCTCCATTCGCAACTTGGCGATGGAGAAGGTGGCCAATTCGGTACTTTTCCCTTGTAAATACGCCTCTTCCGGGTGCGAGGTCACCCTGCCGCACACGGAGAAGGCCGACCACGAGGAGCTCTGCGAGTTCCGGCCTTACGCCTGCCCGTGCCCCGGCGCGTCCTGTAAGTGGCAGGGCTCCCTGGACGCCGTGATGCCCCACCTGATGCACCAGCACAAGTCCATCACCACCCTGCAGGGGGAGGACATCGTGTTCCTGGCCACGGACATCAACCTGCCCGGGGCGGTGGACTGGGTGATGATGCAGTCCTGCTTCGGCTTCCACTTCATGCTGGTCCTGGAGAAGCAGGAGAAGTACGACGGGCACCAGCAGTTCTTCGCCATCGTCCAGCTGATCGGAACGCGCAAGCAGGCGGAAAATTTTGCTTATCGACTCGAGCTCAATGGTCACAGGCGGCGATTGACTTGGGAAGCTACTCCCCGATCGATTCATGAGGGCATCGCAACGGCCATTATGAATAGCGACTGTCTCGTCTTTGACACCAGCATCGCACAGCTTTTTGCAGAAAATGGCAACCTAGGCATCAATGTCACTATTTCCATGTGTTGA
- the SIAH1 gene encoding E3 ubiquitin-protein ligase SIAH1 isoform X1 has translation MRPPPSFVASAGGRARRSPGRLRLLIVRLGVPLPRVSEMSRQTATALPTGTSKCTPSQRVPALTGTTASNNDLASLFECPVCFDYVLPPILQCQSGHLVCSNCRPKLTCCPTCRGPLGSIRNLAMEKVANSVLFPCKYASSGCEVTLPHTEKADHEELCEFRPYACPCPGASCKWQGSLDAVMPHLMHQHKSITTLQGEDIVFLATDINLPGAVDWVMMQSCFGFHFMLVLEKQEKYDGHQQFFAIVQLIGTRKQAENFAYRLELNGHRRRLTWEATPRSIHEGIATAIMNSDCLVFDTSIAQLFAENGNLGINVTISMC, from the exons ATGCGGCCGCCTCCCTCGTTTGTGGCGTCGGCGGGAGGTCGCGCCCGCCGCTCGCCGGGGAGGCTCCGGCTGCTGATCGTGCGCCTCGGTGTCCCCCTGCCGCGCGTCTCGG AAATGAGCCGCCAGACTGCGACCGCGTTGCCCACTGGGACCTCCAAGTGCACACCGTCGCAGAGGGTGCCCGCCCTCACGGGCACCACCGCGTCCAACAATGACCTGGCCAGTCTCTTTGAGTGTCCTGTCTGCTTTGACTATGTGTTGCCACCCATTCTTCAGTGTCAGAGCGGCCATCTGGTCTGCAGCAACTGTCGCCCAAAGCTCACGTGTTGTCCAACCTGCCGGGGCCCCTTGGGCTCCATTCGCAACTTGGCGATGGAGAAGGTGGCCAATTCGGTACTTTTCCCTTGTAAATACGCCTCTTCCGGGTGCGAGGTCACCCTGCCGCACACGGAGAAGGCCGACCACGAGGAGCTCTGCGAGTTCCGGCCTTACGCCTGCCCGTGCCCCGGCGCGTCCTGTAAGTGGCAGGGCTCCCTGGACGCCGTGATGCCCCACCTGATGCACCAGCACAAGTCCATCACCACCCTGCAGGGGGAGGACATCGTGTTCCTGGCCACGGACATCAACCTGCCCGGGGCGGTGGACTGGGTGATGATGCAGTCCTGCTTCGGCTTCCACTTCATGCTGGTCCTGGAGAAGCAGGAGAAGTACGACGGGCACCAGCAGTTCTTCGCCATCGTCCAGCTGATCGGAACGCGCAAGCAGGCGGAAAATTTTGCTTATCGACTCGAGCTCAATGGTCACAGGCGGCGATTGACTTGGGAAGCTACTCCCCGATCGATTCATGAGGGCATCGCAACGGCCATTATGAATAGCGACTGTCTCGTCTTTGACACCAGCATCGCACAGCTTTTTGCAGAAAATGGCAACCTAGGCATCAATGTCACTATTTCCATGTGTTGA